A single window of Sander lucioperca isolate FBNREF2018 chromosome 22, SLUC_FBN_1.2, whole genome shotgun sequence DNA harbors:
- the prr35 gene encoding proline-rich protein 35 → MSKDDACKVMSASKHKERKPKKPHYIPRPWGKPYNYKCFQCPFTCMEKSHLYNHMKYSLCKNSLSLLIESDWPYKKGNILHPEQLRPFQQGHGHHATGKDGLEKVTGIEEGQTQQRAVEEEGEDRESQGPEDEEEGGRGEGLQVTRLTKESSSDRSRADAAECAAKKIKQPESELLMADMLSLEDQLLRARSVEVEAQLKHYKLSKTFLTAPSLLSEQWRLLASSHTKAKAEGAQPRVSSSIPCYPPPPNLVDYQDPTGLNLSVLGVGYPISPSLFSYMNSAIPAAATSVTAQTHAQLAQLPFLASAAQLMHPASSTHADRALIPPRLYYPFLCEHTFGPASSQSDASKTLKTSTSSLEANPLSGFQPKVNLWKVPALRPGAAAVSHPGWVSPQRDSPEQGYRLGDKLQATAKEGKASLGLKRTGAPLGNHEAPVEKKPAMGGFTLDLLKNIQTASTLNMAADKLHFYGSLQDAPLQTRPTELWYNDHLTSPNKTTSSLSSCGGTNSQDPTAARTMGEGASESVAALLSDLSKALQEYQEAERKISHLEKEDLPAQRHLWEHLSKIRSELSHIHQALERTARQSDGPLDLSVKRDLTDLVGDHGMREDGSLKDNRTETEEEDEELDEKKEEEENESERKAMKASLESRKQSLDMLIKMSQASVVNTEVLSPGGLGMRPSSAEALWQSRTTKCEADSSVLLCPDGRSVVFTDIPSSAKTPKRSPSIQRLEAQCPLSPLTATDN, encoded by the exons ATGTCCAAGGACGATGCTTGTAAAGTGATGTCTGCCAGCAAACACAAGGAGCGCAAGCCTAAGAAGCCTCACTATATTCCCCGGCCATGGGGCAAACCCTACAACTACAAATGCTTCCAGTGCCCATTCACCTGCATGGAGAAGTCCCACCTGTACAACCATATGAAGTACAGCCTGTGCAAGAACTCCCTTTCTCTGCTCATAGAGTCAGACTGGCCGTATAAAAAGGGCAACATCCTACACCCAGAACAGCTACGACCCTTTCAGCAGGGACATGGCCATCATGCTACCGGGAAAGATGGGCTAGAGAAGGTGACAGGGATTGAGGAGGGACAAACGCAACAAAGGGCCGTGGAGGAGGAAGGTGAGGACAGGGAAAGCCAGGGAccagaagatgaagaagagggaGGACGAGGAGAAGGACTACAGGTCACTAGGCTGACGAAAGAGAGCTCCAGTGACCGCAGCAGAGCAGACGCTGCAGAGTGCGCTGCCAAGAAAATCAAACAGCCAGAGTCAGAGCTTCTGATGGCGGACATGCTCTCCCTGGAAGATCAGCTTTTACGAGCACGCTCAGTAGAGGTAGAGGCCCAGCTGAAACACTACAAGCTATCCAAGACATTTCTGACGGCTCCTAGCCTGCTGTCGGAACAGTGGCGTCTGTTAGCGTCCAGCCACACTAAGGCCAAAGCTGAAGGTGCTCAGCCTCGAGTGAGTAGTTCAATCCCCTGTTACCCTCCTCCGCCAAACCTGGTGGATTACCAGGATCCTACTGGACTCAACCTGTCAGTGCTCGGGGTGGGCTACCCCATCAGCCCCAGCCTCTTCTCCTACATGAACTCAGCTATTCCCGCTGCTGCCACGAGTGTCACCGCCCAGACCCATGCGCAGCTCGCCCAGCTTCCCTTCCTGGCATCGGCCGCTCAGCTGATGCACCCAGCTTCCAGCACCCACGCAGACAGAGCTCTTATCCCCCCTCGTCTCTACTACCCCTTCCTGTGTGAGCACACATTCGGACCGGCCTCCAGTCAGAGCGATGCCAGCAAAACGCTCAAAACGTCCACAAGCAGTCTAGAAGCGAATCCCCTGTCTGGCTTCCAGCCTAAAGTCAATCTGTGGAAAGTGCCTGCTTTACGACCAGGGGCTGCCGCAGTCTCCCATCCTGGCTGGGTGTCACCACAGAGAGACTCCCCTGAGCAGGGCTACAGGTTGGGGGATAAACTGCAGGCTACAGCTAAGGAAGGCAAAGCAAGCTTGGGCCTTAAGAGGACAGGGGCCCCACTGGGGAACCATGAGGCACCTGTTGAGAAGAAGCCGGCCATGGGGGGTTTCACTTTGGACCTGCTGAAGAATATTCAGACTGCATCAACTCTTAATATGGCAGCGGACAAACTTCACTTCTATGGAAG TTTACAGGATGCTCCGCTACAGACCCGGCCCACTGAACTGTGGTATAACGATCATCTCACCAGTCCCAACAAAACAAcatcctctctttcttcctgcGGGGGAACCAACAGCCAGGACCCGACTGCGGCCCGGACAATGGGGGAGGGAGCCTCAGAGTCAGTGGCTGCTCTCCTCAGTGACCTCTCTAAGGCCTTGCAGGAGTACCAGGAGGCTGAACGCAAAATCTCCCATCTGGAGAAGGAGGACCTTCCTGCCCAGCGCCACCTCTGGGAACACCTGAGCAAAATCCGCAGCGAGCTCTCCCACATCCACCAGGCGCTGGAGCGGACGGCTCGCCAGAGCGACGGGCCTCTAGACCTGTCGGTCAAGAGGGACTTGACAGATTTGGTTGGTGACCACGGCATGAGGGAGGACGGCAGCCTTAAAGACaacaggacagagacagaggaggaggatgaggagctggatgagaaaaaagaggaagaggagaatgaGAGCGAGAGGAAGGCGATGAAGGCATCGTTGGAGAGTCGTAAGCAGTCCTTGGACATGCTGATCAAGATGAGCCAGGCATCAGTGGTGAACACAGAGGTTCTCTCTCCTGGGGGTCTCGGCATGAGGCCCAGTTCTGCTGAGGCCTTATGGCAGAGCAGGACCACCAAGTGTGAGGCGGACTCCAGTGTCCTGCTCTGCCCCGATGGCCGATCAGTAGTGTTTACCGACATCCCCTCCTCTGCCAAAACCCCAAAGAGATCTCCATCCATACAGCGACTAGAAGCCCAGTGTCCTCTGAGCCCGTTGACAGCTACTGACAACTAA